One part of the Bacillus sp. FJAT-27916 genome encodes these proteins:
- a CDS encoding cysteine desulfurase family protein — translation METIYLDHAATTPMHPEAIRVMTDVMNDTFGNPSSIHQFGRAARKRMDDSRKVLADSIRASIDEIIFTSGGTEADNSAIFSAVQALRDKGNHIITSEIEHHAVLHTCEELEKHGFDVTYLPVDELGRVSVDSVKQALRDDTILVTIMYGNNEVGTLQPIREIGRLLKDHQAFFHTDAVQAYGAVPIDVKELGVDFMSVSSHKINGPKGIGFLYARKGIPFKPLLFGGEQERKRRAGTENVAGAAGFAKAAEIIQQTAAEKTAMYKTFKGIMIRLLEESGIEFAINGTLDESLPHILNISFPGVSVEAFLVNLDLAGIAVSSGSACTAGSIEPSHVLVAMFGKESERTKNSIRFSFGLNNTTEEIERAALTAIKVANRLAR, via the coding sequence TTGGAAACGATATATCTTGATCATGCAGCAACTACACCGATGCATCCAGAGGCTATCCGTGTGATGACGGATGTGATGAATGATACATTTGGAAACCCATCCAGTATCCATCAATTTGGACGGGCTGCAAGAAAGAGAATGGATGATTCAAGAAAGGTGCTTGCTGACAGTATCAGAGCATCCATTGATGAGATCATTTTTACGAGCGGCGGAACGGAAGCAGATAATTCTGCGATTTTCAGTGCTGTCCAGGCGTTAAGAGATAAAGGAAATCATATTATCACAAGTGAGATTGAGCATCATGCCGTGCTTCATACATGCGAGGAGCTTGAAAAGCATGGGTTTGATGTGACCTATTTGCCGGTTGATGAGCTTGGAAGGGTATCCGTTGATTCGGTAAAGCAAGCGTTAAGAGACGATACCATTCTTGTAACCATCATGTATGGCAATAATGAGGTCGGCACCTTGCAGCCAATCAGGGAGATTGGAAGACTGCTTAAAGACCATCAAGCGTTCTTTCATACAGATGCCGTACAAGCCTATGGAGCCGTTCCGATTGATGTGAAGGAGCTTGGTGTTGATTTCATGAGTGTTTCTTCTCATAAGATCAATGGGCCAAAGGGCATCGGATTCCTGTATGCAAGGAAAGGCATTCCCTTTAAGCCATTATTGTTCGGTGGTGAACAAGAGCGCAAGCGCCGGGCTGGTACGGAAAATGTAGCCGGCGCGGCGGGTTTTGCAAAGGCTGCTGAGATTATCCAGCAGACAGCTGCGGAAAAGACAGCCATGTACAAGACATTTAAAGGAATAATGATTCGTTTGCTCGAGGAATCAGGAATTGAATTTGCCATCAATGGTACCTTGGATGAGTCTCTTCCTCATATTTTGAATATCAGCTTCCCGGGTGTAAGTGTCGAAGCATTCCTAGTCAATTTGGACTTGGCAGGTATTGCTGTGTCAAGCGGGTCTGCTTGCACAGCGGGATCCATTGAGCCATCTCACGTACTGGTAGCGATGTTCGGCAAAGAATCAGAGAGAACAAAAAACTCCATCCGCTTCAGCTTCGGGCTGAATAATACGACGGAAGAAATCGAACGAGCTGCCTTAACAGCGATTAAAGTAGCCAATCGTTTAGCGAGATAA